One stretch of Micromonospora echinospora DNA includes these proteins:
- a CDS encoding polyprenyl synthetase family protein, translating to MAPTAGVAGGHVERMLERYRGLALGALLDDVPDGGPRYLYDLVAEYPRRWGKGLRAALCLATCRAFGGGDAVGLNAAVTVELFHNAFLIHDDIQDSSEQRRGGQTLHAEYGVGVALNVGNMTNLLALRRLAANRAALGSGIAWRLFTETELMMRHSLEGQAIEIGWIRDNVCDLDADDYYRMCLKKTSWYTCIYPCRTGVLVATGRENAVDVLDRYGWYLGAAFQIQDDALNLTGDYARYGKEIAGDLWEGKRTLILIDFMRRCTAAERERLVRLLSRTRAQRTDAEVRWLHGRLLAYDCVESARRSARDLALAARREGERALGAAADTEDGRFLLELTDYVVERAR from the coding sequence ATGGCGCCGACCGCGGGGGTGGCCGGCGGGCACGTGGAACGGATGTTGGAGCGCTATCGCGGGCTCGCCCTCGGCGCGCTGCTCGACGACGTGCCCGACGGCGGCCCGCGATACCTCTACGACCTGGTCGCGGAATATCCCCGCCGGTGGGGCAAAGGGCTGCGCGCCGCGTTGTGCCTGGCGACGTGCCGGGCGTTCGGCGGCGGCGACGCGGTGGGCCTCAACGCCGCGGTGACTGTGGAGCTGTTCCACAACGCCTTCCTCATCCACGACGACATCCAGGACTCCAGCGAACAGCGGCGCGGCGGGCAGACGCTGCACGCCGAGTACGGCGTCGGCGTCGCGCTGAACGTCGGCAACATGACGAACCTGCTGGCGTTGCGGCGGCTGGCCGCGAACCGGGCGGCGCTCGGCTCCGGCATCGCCTGGCGGCTGTTCACCGAGACCGAGCTGATGATGCGCCACTCGCTGGAGGGGCAGGCGATCGAGATCGGCTGGATCCGCGACAACGTGTGCGATCTGGACGCGGACGACTACTACCGGATGTGCCTGAAGAAGACGTCCTGGTACACCTGCATCTACCCGTGTCGCACCGGCGTCCTCGTGGCGACCGGCCGGGAGAACGCTGTCGACGTGCTGGACCGCTACGGCTGGTACCTGGGCGCGGCGTTCCAGATCCAGGACGACGCGCTGAACCTCACCGGCGACTACGCCCGGTACGGCAAGGAGATCGCCGGTGACCTGTGGGAGGGCAAACGCACGCTGATCCTGATCGACTTCATGCGGCGGTGCACGGCTGCGGAACGCGAACGGCTCGTGCGGCTGCTGAGCCGGACCCGCGCGCAGCGCACCGACGCCGAGGTGCGCTGGCTGCACGGGCGGCTGCTCGCGTACGACTGCGTGGAGTCGGCGCGGCGCAGCGCCCGGGACCTCGCGCTCGCCGCCCGGCGTGAGGGTGAGCGGGCGCTGGGCGCCGCGGCCGACACCGAGGACGGACGTTTCCTGCTGGAGCTGACCGACTACGTGGTGGAACGTGCCCGTTAG
- a CDS encoding DUF11 domain-containing protein, with translation MTPQLDKAFSPATIAQGQTSTLTFTITNTDDLRAKNGMSFTDDLPAGVTATGVNSTTCSDATVTAAAGATSVVFDGDIGLGAASCTVSVEVTADVVGSYTNTGCAGPDGTPIPGCASNFPSIVGINPPGSATLQVIPLVDLAVTKTATPNPYVPGAPLTYTVTVTNSGPSDAVGATVTDTLPAPGFTWTCAASTGSTCAASGSGDISDTVTVLAGGTLTYTISGTVPSSTAGDLTNTAVLTPPEGVADPGCTPSCQSTTVTPGLPTVDLAITKTATPNPYVPGAPFTYTVTITNGGPSDAVGATVTDALPEPLAGFEWTCAAGIGSTCTASGLGDINDRVTIRVGESVVYTITGTVPAGTAGDLTNTATVTPPSGAADPGCTPNCSATVVVAGPVQPTPVPPTPEPPTPKPPKPGPHKPMPPLPVTGSGVVTIASIGLAAVTLGVLLVAGLVLTRRSRRHP, from the coding sequence GTGACCCCGCAACTGGACAAGGCGTTCAGCCCGGCCACCATCGCGCAGGGGCAGACGTCCACGCTGACGTTCACCATCACCAACACCGACGACCTGCGGGCCAAGAACGGGATGAGTTTCACCGACGACCTTCCCGCAGGCGTGACCGCGACCGGGGTGAACAGCACCACCTGCTCGGACGCCACGGTGACCGCGGCAGCGGGCGCGACCTCGGTGGTCTTCGACGGCGACATCGGCCTGGGCGCCGCCTCCTGCACCGTCTCGGTCGAGGTGACCGCGGACGTGGTCGGCTCGTACACGAACACCGGATGCGCCGGACCGGACGGCACACCGATCCCCGGCTGTGCGAGCAATTTCCCGAGCATCGTCGGGATCAACCCGCCCGGCTCCGCGACGCTCCAGGTCATCCCCCTGGTCGACCTGGCGGTGACGAAGACGGCGACCCCGAACCCGTACGTGCCGGGGGCGCCGCTGACGTACACGGTCACTGTGACCAACAGCGGGCCGTCCGACGCCGTCGGCGCCACGGTCACCGACACCCTGCCGGCACCCGGCTTCACGTGGACGTGCGCGGCGTCCACCGGCAGCACGTGTGCCGCCTCCGGCAGCGGGGACATCAGCGACACGGTCACCGTGCTGGCGGGCGGGACGCTCACGTACACGATCAGCGGGACCGTGCCGTCGAGCACCGCCGGCGACCTGACCAACACCGCTGTCCTCACCCCACCGGAGGGCGTCGCCGACCCCGGCTGCACCCCCAGCTGCCAGTCCACGACTGTGACACCCGGCCTCCCCACCGTCGACCTCGCGATCACCAAGACCGCCACTCCGAACCCCTACGTGCCGGGTGCGCCGTTCACGTACACCGTCACCATCACCAACGGCGGCCCCTCCGACGCCGTCGGCGCCACGGTGACCGACGCACTGCCCGAGCCGTTGGCCGGGTTCGAGTGGACGTGCGCCGCCGGCATCGGCAGCACCTGCACCGCCTCCGGGCTCGGAGACATCAACGACCGGGTCACCATCCGGGTCGGTGAGTCGGTCGTCTACACCATCACCGGAACGGTGCCGGCGGGGACCGCGGGAGACCTCACCAACACCGCCACCGTCACCCCGCCGTCTGGTGCCGCCGACCCGGGCTGCACGCCGAACTGCTCGGCGACGGTGGTCGTCGCCGGGCCGGTGCAGCCCACCCCGGTACCGCCGACACCGGAACCGCCCACACCGAAGCCGCCCAAGCCGGGGCCGCACAAGCCGATGCCGCCGTTGCCGGTGACCGGCAGTGGCGTGGTCACCATCGCCTCGATCGGGCTCGCCGCCGTGACCCTCGGCGTGCTCCTGGTCGCCGGTCTGGTCCTGACCCGGCGCTCGCGCCGACACCCCTGA
- a CDS encoding GNAT family N-acetyltransferase: MTGHRFERVTGRRGLRDFLTLTDRLYADEPRYVPTPRQQIRRWWRDGVPMYVLHDADGVVVGRTTLHTDADLDAKLGRRCQLFGLTEFTAPAARPLFDAITAHATPGRDLLFGPVALLPNQAGGVITAGYADRGFVDSAWNPPHYPDAYEENGFTRRFVSDTWICPVPPPAGPPPALGVQPDGARLELHRGDIRRLDAQLDLLRGMLNDSFAQLGYYTPISAAQLRRQTDGLAYLLDESLLLYLTRDGRPVAFVLCVPDISDFLVAVRGDLNPVNQLRLLATRRRYRREAVLIVKGVVPQFQGCGYQRLLSAHLHHNLHDGGYTALRSTYVGRDNPASAAQYRRLGGRPLHGYTFYAKER, from the coding sequence GTGACCGGCCACCGGTTCGAGCGCGTGACCGGCCGGCGCGGCCTGCGCGACTTCCTCACCCTCACCGACCGGCTCTACGCGGACGAGCCCCGGTACGTGCCGACGCCCCGGCAGCAGATCCGCCGCTGGTGGCGCGACGGCGTGCCGATGTACGTGCTGCACGACGCCGACGGCGTCGTGGTCGGGCGGACCACGTTGCACACCGACGCGGACCTCGACGCCAAGCTGGGCCGCCGGTGCCAGCTGTTCGGGCTGACCGAGTTCACCGCGCCGGCCGCCCGGCCGCTGTTCGACGCGATCACCGCGCATGCGACACCCGGCCGGGACCTGCTGTTCGGGCCGGTGGCGCTGCTGCCCAACCAGGCCGGGGGAGTGATCACCGCCGGGTACGCCGACCGGGGCTTCGTGGACAGCGCCTGGAACCCGCCGCACTACCCGGACGCCTACGAGGAGAACGGATTCACCAGGCGGTTCGTCTCCGACACCTGGATCTGCCCGGTGCCGCCACCGGCCGGACCGCCGCCCGCGCTCGGCGTCCAGCCGGACGGCGCGCGGCTGGAACTGCACAGAGGGGACATCCGGCGGCTCGACGCGCAGCTCGACCTGCTGCGCGGGATGCTCAACGACTCCTTCGCCCAGCTCGGCTACTACACGCCGATCTCGGCGGCGCAGCTGCGGCGGCAGACCGACGGGCTGGCATACCTGCTGGATGAGTCGCTGCTGCTCTACCTGACCCGCGACGGGCGCCCGGTGGCGTTCGTGCTCTGCGTGCCGGACATCAGCGACTTCCTGGTAGCTGTGCGCGGCGATCTGAACCCGGTCAACCAGCTGCGGCTGCTGGCCACCCGGCGCCGGTACCGGCGGGAGGCGGTGCTGATCGTCAAGGGCGTGGTGCCGCAGTTCCAGGGGTGCGGCTACCAGCGGCTGCTGTCGGCGCACCTGCACCACAACCTGCACGACGGCGGCTACACGGCGCTGCGCAGCACGTATGTCGGGCGGGACAATCCGGCGTCGGCTGCCCAGTACCGGCGCCTCGGCGGACGCCCGCTGCACGGCTACACGTTCTACGCCAAGGAGCGGTGA
- a CDS encoding nitroreductase produces the protein MDLAAFRALEPLCWRAPSAHNTQPWRLRYEHWAVTVGWDPADALPAGDPTGRDLRLSLGAFVETCLIVAADAGLRLDWTADHDEADRRVGRLRPGRQPYRTPFRAADVRDRRTHRGRFTGGPDADVVAAVDAVVRRAGGAARVVPAAGRLRALLRTADRRVYAEPAVVAELRRWLRLDRACPRYRTDGLSDSCLGLGRVAATGLRAALAAYPALRPLGLPRLLAAGDDPLARGGGVLALIAPPDLDAAGQVEFGRVLMRAWLTLHSAGLAAHPLSQLVDVADTRDALGTLLDVAPERIVHVVRVGRPADPAPRSARRVQHRSSLLAVTPLDAVSLHP, from the coding sequence ATGGACCTCGCCGCGTTCCGCGCGCTGGAGCCGCTGTGCTGGCGGGCCCCGAGCGCCCACAACACGCAACCGTGGCGGCTGCGCTACGAGCACTGGGCGGTCACCGTCGGCTGGGACCCGGCCGACGCGCTGCCGGCGGGCGACCCGACCGGCCGGGACCTGCGGCTGTCGCTGGGCGCGTTCGTGGAGACCTGCCTGATCGTCGCCGCCGACGCGGGGCTGCGGCTGGACTGGACCGCCGACCACGACGAGGCGGACCGGCGGGTGGGGCGGCTGCGTCCGGGACGGCAGCCGTACCGGACGCCGTTCCGCGCCGCCGACGTGCGGGACCGGCGCACCCACCGGGGCCGGTTCACCGGCGGCCCGGACGCCGACGTGGTCGCTGCGGTGGACGCGGTCGTCCGGCGGGCCGGTGGCGCGGCCCGCGTCGTGCCGGCGGCCGGGCGGCTGCGCGCGCTGCTGCGCACGGCCGACCGGCGGGTGTACGCCGAGCCGGCGGTGGTCGCGGAGCTGCGCCGCTGGCTGCGCCTGGACCGGGCGTGCCCGCGCTACCGGACCGACGGGCTCAGTGACAGCTGCCTCGGGCTGGGCCGGGTGGCGGCCACCGGGCTGCGGGCGGCGCTCGCGGCCTACCCGGCGTTGCGCCCCCTGGGGCTGCCGCGCCTGCTCGCCGCCGGTGACGATCCGCTCGCGCGCGGCGGCGGGGTGCTGGCGCTGATCGCGCCGCCGGACCTGGACGCGGCCGGGCAGGTCGAGTTCGGACGGGTGCTGATGCGGGCGTGGCTGACGTTGCACAGCGCCGGGCTGGCCGCGCACCCGCTCAGTCAGCTCGTCGACGTGGCCGACACCCGGGACGCGCTCGGGACGCTGCTGGACGTGGCGCCGGAGCGGATCGTGCACGTGGTCCGCGTGGGCCGGCCGGCCGATCCGGCGCCCCGCTCGGCCCGCCGGGTGCAGCACAGATCCTCCCTGTTAGCGGTAACACCCCTTGACGCGGTGTCACTTCATCCATGA
- a CDS encoding N-acetylmannosamine-6-phosphate 2-epimerase, whose translation MNALVDQLCHRLVVSCQAYPGEPMRDPDTMRRVALATARGGAAGIRAQGLADIAAIRAAVDLPLIGLWKDGDDDVFITPTLEHALAVADAGAHVVALDGTSRPRPDGRTLAETIAAVHERTGALVMADCSTFDEGIAAAAAGADLVGTTLAGYTAYTTKGDGPDLDLVARLAAALDVPVVAEGRIHTPEQAAQALRAGAWTVVVGTAITHPSTITGWFAAAVQEAASCR comes from the coding sequence ATGAACGCGCTCGTCGACCAGCTCTGTCACCGCCTGGTGGTCTCCTGCCAGGCGTACCCGGGTGAGCCGATGCGTGACCCGGACACCATGCGCCGGGTCGCGCTCGCCACCGCCCGCGGTGGCGCCGCGGGCATCCGCGCCCAGGGCCTGGCGGACATCGCGGCGATCCGCGCGGCGGTGGACCTGCCGCTGATCGGGCTCTGGAAGGACGGCGACGACGACGTCTTCATCACCCCGACGCTGGAGCACGCGCTCGCCGTCGCCGACGCCGGGGCACACGTCGTAGCGCTCGACGGCACGTCCCGGCCCCGGCCCGACGGCCGCACGCTCGCCGAGACGATCGCCGCCGTGCACGAGCGCACCGGCGCGCTGGTGATGGCCGACTGCTCCACGTTCGACGAGGGCATCGCCGCCGCCGCCGCGGGCGCCGACCTGGTCGGCACCACGCTCGCCGGCTACACCGCGTACACCACGAAGGGCGACGGGCCGGACCTGGACCTGGTCGCCCGGCTCGCCGCCGCGCTCGACGTCCCGGTGGTCGCCGAGGGACGCATCCACACCCCGGAGCAGGCCGCGCAGGCGCTGCGGGCGGGCGCGTGGACGGTGGTGGTCGGCACCGCCATCACCCACCCCAGCACGATCACCGGCTGGTTCGCCGCCGCCGTACAGGAGGCCGCGTCGTGCCGCTGA
- a CDS encoding phenylacetate--CoA ligase family protein produces the protein MAETLHRHAAARTVDMPLPAEAALAPAGRAVAALARLIAHHPAGWRWLARRHHPVLDQLAAANARSTCLRAARRVPAYQAFLRARPGGLRRRLRDFPETDKRGYVMAYDASARCRDGRLPERGVVVDESAGSSGRPFNWPRGERELLAVHRDIAGYTGLAFPMRRPFVINAYSMGAWATGTTTGAAMARIATVKNTGPDLGKIVDTLREFGPGHDYLVTAYPPFLKHLRDRLDAEDFQWSRYRIFASCGGEGMTEALRDYLEQRFVRVRSAYGASDLTIGIGAETRLTVWLRRRLRTDAGLRAELLGRDEQRLPMVFQYNPFATYLETNERRELLCTVTGPHVLQPRLRYNVGDEALLVPYRRIVELAHADPVRRAEFRTAVSEERMTLPLLLLFGRSDSTVSYLGANLYPQDVEYGLYTGNPYAAQISRFCLTLHEDAELETRPVIHVELRRPLEAAARAALADACRDGVRAHLTSVSRDFAQSLVEDPTAGDLRVELHEPGGGPFAGMEKLKNVYLVR, from the coding sequence ATGGCCGAGACGCTGCACCGACACGCTGCTGCACGTACCGTCGACATGCCGCTGCCCGCCGAGGCCGCGCTGGCCCCCGCCGGCCGCGCGGTCGCCGCGCTGGCCCGGCTCATCGCCCACCACCCCGCCGGCTGGCGATGGCTGGCCCGGCGCCACCACCCGGTCCTGGACCAGCTCGCCGCCGCGAACGCGCGGTCGACCTGCCTGCGGGCGGCCCGGCGGGTGCCCGCCTACCAGGCGTTCCTGCGGGCCCGCCCGGGCGGGCTGCGCCGCCGGCTGCGGGACTTCCCGGAGACCGACAAGCGCGGGTACGTGATGGCGTACGACGCCTCCGCCCGGTGCCGGGACGGGCGGCTGCCGGAGCGGGGCGTGGTGGTCGACGAGTCGGCCGGCTCGTCCGGGCGGCCGTTCAACTGGCCGCGCGGTGAGCGGGAGCTGCTGGCGGTGCACCGCGACATCGCCGGGTACACCGGGCTGGCGTTCCCGATGCGCCGCCCGTTCGTCATAAACGCGTACTCGATGGGCGCCTGGGCGACCGGCACCACCACCGGCGCGGCGATGGCCCGGATCGCGACGGTGAAGAACACCGGCCCCGACCTGGGGAAGATCGTCGACACGCTGCGCGAGTTCGGCCCCGGCCACGACTACCTGGTGACCGCGTACCCGCCGTTCCTCAAGCACCTGCGGGACCGCCTCGACGCCGAGGACTTTCAGTGGTCGCGGTACCGGATCTTCGCCAGCTGCGGCGGCGAGGGGATGACCGAGGCGCTGCGCGACTACCTGGAACAGCGGTTCGTGCGGGTGCGCTCGGCGTACGGGGCGTCGGACCTGACCATCGGCATCGGCGCGGAGACCCGGCTCACGGTGTGGCTGCGGCGGCGGCTGCGCACCGACGCGGGACTGCGCGCGGAACTGCTCGGCCGCGACGAGCAACGGCTGCCCATGGTGTTCCAGTACAACCCGTTCGCCACCTACCTGGAGACCAACGAGCGGCGGGAGCTGCTCTGCACTGTGACCGGCCCGCACGTGCTCCAGCCCCGGCTGCGCTACAACGTCGGTGACGAGGCGCTGCTGGTGCCGTACCGGCGGATCGTGGAGCTGGCGCACGCCGACCCGGTGCGCCGCGCCGAGTTCCGTACCGCGGTGTCCGAGGAGCGGATGACGCTGCCGCTGCTGCTGTTGTTCGGCCGCAGCGACTCCACCGTGTCCTACCTGGGCGCGAACCTCTACCCGCAGGACGTGGAGTACGGCCTCTACACCGGCAACCCGTACGCCGCGCAGATCAGCCGGTTCTGCCTCACGCTGCACGAGGACGCCGAGCTGGAGACCCGGCCGGTGATCCACGTCGAGCTGCGCCGTCCACTGGAAGCCGCGGCACGCGCGGCGCTCGCCGACGCCTGCCGCGACGGGGTACGCGCGCACCTGACCTCGGTGTCGCGGGACTTCGCGCAGTCCCTGGTGGAGGACCCGACCGCCGGTGACCTGCGCGTGGAGCTGCACGAGCCGGGCGGCGGCCCGTTCGCCGGCATGGAAAAGCTGAAGAACGTCTACCTGGTGAGGTGA
- a CDS encoding acetylxylan esterase, producing the protein MPLTDLDLAGCMAYRPELDVPADLDAFWARTLDGGGDPEAAVYEPVDTGLTQIRTYAATIPGFGGEPVRGWLHLPANADRPLPCVVEYLGYGRGRGLAHEKLFWAAAGFAHLIMDSRGQGWSAATGGTPDPHPYPAGTVPGFLTRGVADPADHYYRRLITDAVRFAEAARRHPAVDPDRVAVTGFSQGGGLALAAGALCPGVAAVMPDVPFLCDIRRGVRVAGPDSPYAEVVDYLALHRDRADQVFRTLSYLDAAVLAPRATAPALFSIALRDQVCPPSTCFAAYHRYGGDKDVRVYEFNDHEGGEAAHQREQLTWLRGILGA; encoded by the coding sequence GTGCCGCTGACCGACCTCGACCTGGCCGGCTGCATGGCGTACCGGCCGGAGCTGGACGTGCCGGCGGACCTGGACGCGTTCTGGGCGCGCACGCTCGACGGCGGCGGTGACCCGGAGGCGGCGGTCTACGAGCCGGTCGACACCGGCCTGACCCAGATCCGCACGTACGCCGCCACGATCCCCGGTTTCGGCGGCGAGCCGGTACGCGGATGGCTGCACCTGCCGGCCAATGCCGACAGGCCGCTGCCCTGCGTGGTCGAGTACCTCGGCTACGGCCGGGGCCGCGGCCTGGCGCACGAGAAGTTGTTCTGGGCGGCGGCCGGCTTCGCACACCTGATCATGGACAGTCGTGGTCAGGGCTGGAGCGCCGCCACCGGCGGCACGCCCGACCCGCACCCCTACCCGGCCGGCACCGTGCCTGGCTTCCTCACCCGGGGCGTCGCCGACCCGGCCGACCACTACTACCGGCGGCTGATCACCGACGCGGTCCGCTTCGCCGAGGCCGCCCGGCGGCACCCGGCCGTCGACCCGGACCGGGTGGCGGTCACCGGATTCAGCCAGGGCGGCGGCCTGGCCCTCGCCGCCGGCGCGCTGTGCCCGGGCGTCGCGGCCGTCATGCCGGACGTGCCGTTTCTCTGCGACATCCGCCGGGGCGTGCGCGTCGCCGGGCCGGACAGCCCGTACGCCGAGGTCGTCGACTACCTCGCGCTCCACCGCGACCGCGCCGACCAGGTGTTCCGCACGCTGTCCTACCTGGACGCCGCCGTGCTCGCGCCCCGCGCGACCGCGCCGGCGCTGTTCTCCATCGCCCTGCGGGACCAGGTCTGCCCGCCGTCGACCTGCTTCGCCGCCTACCACCGCTACGGCGGCGACAAGGACGTGCGGGTGTACGAGTTCAACGACCACGAGGGCGGCGAGGCGGCGCACCAGCGCGAACAGCTCACCTGGCTGCGCGGGATCCTGGGCGCCTAA
- a CDS encoding DUF4188 domain-containing protein, giving the protein MRTRDFSRAPAQARAGAMFIGGTRYANPLVLLRLAPDWIRMVRDMRRMSGYCWHTVYWQFPLTLGTIAFFTDRDALLRFARTRHHRKLMMWLTDGNRNATAGFIRLYTASPDGYSNGAWRAEDGAMGHIEQFSPLGAETTGPAVRR; this is encoded by the coding sequence ATGCGTACCCGTGACTTCTCCCGCGCCCCGGCCCAGGCCCGCGCCGGCGCCATGTTCATCGGCGGCACCCGGTACGCGAACCCGCTGGTGCTGCTGCGCCTGGCCCCGGACTGGATCCGGATGGTGCGCGACATGCGCCGGATGTCCGGCTACTGCTGGCACACCGTCTACTGGCAGTTCCCGCTGACGCTCGGCACCATCGCGTTCTTCACCGACCGGGACGCGCTGCTGCGCTTCGCCCGGACCCGGCACCACCGCAAGCTGATGATGTGGCTGACCGACGGCAACCGCAATGCCACCGCCGGGTTCATCCGGCTCTACACCGCCTCGCCGGACGGCTACTCCAACGGCGCGTGGCGGGCCGAGGACGGCGCGATGGGCCACATCGAGCAGTTCAGCCCGCTGGGCGCGGAGACGACCGGGCCGGCGGTGCGCCGGTGA